A stretch of the Apteryx mantelli isolate bAptMan1 chromosome 3, bAptMan1.hap1, whole genome shotgun sequence genome encodes the following:
- the LBH gene encoding protein LBH: MSVLCPLPCSDYLRSAEMTEVMMNTPTMDEIGLSPRKDGLSYQIFPDPSDFDCYCKLKDRLPSIVVEPTEGDVESGELRWPPEEFLVQEEEEEEESCEDAKKDNKEQ; the protein is encoded by the exons ATGTCTGTGCTCTGCCCCCTGCCCTG CTCTGATTATCTgagatcagctgaaatgactgaagtgATGATGAACACCCCAACTATGGATGAGATTGGGCTAAGCCCCCGCAAGGATGGCCTGTCATATCAG ATTTTCCCTGATCCCTCGGACTTTGACTGTTACTGTAAGCTGAAGGACCGTCTGCCCTCAATTGTGGTGGAGCCGACGGAGGGCGATGTGGAGAGTGGTGAGCTGAGATGGCCGCCTGAAGAGTTCCTtgtgcaggaggaggaagaggaggaagaaagttgTGAAGATGCAAAGAAGGACAACAAGGAGCAATAA